Genomic segment of Candidatus Bathyarchaeota archaeon:
GCCATAAACTGTAGGTACTCATAACCAGAAAGGTTTTTGTAAGCTCCCGCCTCTTCAGGAAGATAGCTTATAACCCTACGAATCTCAGAAGCATCATCAACCACATCTTGACCAAAAACTTTCACAGAACCCGAAGTAGGCAACAGCAACGTTGAGACAATCCTAAGTGCGGTTGTTTTTCCTGCGCCGTTAGGACCAATAAGACCGTAGATTTCTCCATTCTTAACTTGAAAACTTAAGCCGTCGAGGGCTCTAACTTCGCCGAAGTCTTTCACAAGTCCGTTACATTCAACAGCAAGGCCCATGTATACCACAAAACTAGACCACACTCGATTATTTCAATTAAACCTTACGCTCGTTACTGGAGTTGCTAGTCTATACGGCATCATCGTTCTCTCTCAAAAAAAGTAGAAAGCGATTGTTACTAATCCGGCTATCCAGCAGTAATACGCGAACAGGTGAAACTTCTCCTTCATAACTATCTTCTGTAACAATTTGAGAAATATGTAGCCTACGATCATTGATGTTATTACACCGAGAAACATAGTGGCCATGTCTACGTTGCTGACCACTAAGTTTCTAGATTCTGCGATTGTTGCTCCTATCACTGCGGGTATGGAGAGTAGAAACGAATACTTGAAGGCTGTCTCTTTCTTCACTTTCCTCAACAATCCTGTGGATATGGTAACACCGCTTCTTGAAATGCCTGGAATAATTGCGACACCTTGCGCTATTCCTACCAACAAAGAGTCCATATAGCTCAGTTTTTCGTTGTCTCTTCTAAGCTGCGAAACGTACAGGAAGAAACCGTTAATTGGCAAAGCTACGCCTACTGTTAGTAAGTTGAGATAAAGAGATTCAAATTTTTCATGCAAAAGAAAATTGAAGATAAAGCCTATGATGGCTGTTGGTATGCTTCCTACGATTATGAATAAGGCTAGTTTCCCTTCATCTGTTTGGAAATCTCGTCTGATCACGGCTTTGAGGATTTTCGCAATGTCGTTTCTAAACGTTACTAAGACGACACACAAAGTTCCTATGTGTAGCATAAAATCAAAAAATATGTACGAGGGGTCCTTCGTGCTCAAACCCATGCAATTTCGTGCGATATTGAGGTGGCCAGTACTGGAGACTGGTAGCCATTCAGTTATGCCTTGGATGATAGCAAGGATTAAGGTTTGAATTAGATCTATTGTAAACTTGATGCCTCCGAAGTGTATGGTCTTAGCTGTGGTCTGATATATTTTACTGGTGTCTGTTGAGGGTTAGTCGATAGAAAGGGAGACACAGAGACAGATGGGTATAGAGAGGTTAGTCGGATTTTTTATGGTTTTGGGCGGGTTGTGGTCTGGGTTTTGTTTTTGTTTCTACATTTGTTTTGTTTCTTTTTGTGGCCTTATCAGGTGAAGAAAGAATGTTGGATCACGCGACAGATTATGTAAATGGATAATAAGATTTGAATTATAGTGATCTTTGAGCCAAAGTGCGAGGCTCTGGCGAGATTTAAATGCCCTACCATTATTACTCAAACTTAGTAATGTTTATCGTGTAATTATTCCTCTCTTTTTGTACTCTCTGTGTGATCAATAAGTTTATATTTTTGTAAACAAAAAAGTAATAGTTGGTGAAAACATTGGAAAAAACGGTTGTCATAGCGGTTCGGGTTCCAAAGAAGATTAAAAGAGACATAGAGCAACTCGGTTTCAAAGTTTCCGTGTTTATTAAGGAAGCCATCAAAGAAGAACTAAAGAGAAGAATATCAGAAGAAGCAATGAAGTGGATAAGGATGAACAGAGTACTCGGCAAAGAAATAGGATTTGATAGCGTCAAGGTCATTCGTCAAATGAGGACAACCATGTGAAAGTTTACATAATTGACGCATCTGTAGTCACGAAGTGCTTTATAATAGAGGATTACTCAGATGAAGCCACTGAGACCATAAATGCACATATCAAGGGCTACTTATCGCTTTCAGCTCCTTCATTAATGATCTATGAACTGGGAAACGTTTTCTGGAAGCACCCGCAAATCAGCTCTGAAAAAGCTTACACGTATATTAAAAAGTTCCTTGACCTCCAAATCAAACTTGTAGATATTTGGTTTGATACTAAACTCCTAAAAAACGTATGTCACACATCAGAGATCAGAAACGTAACCTTCTACGATGCATCGTACCTAACCTTAGCCGAAGAAAACGGAACAAAATTGATAACAGCAGACGAAACCCTTCACAAAAAAGCGCCGAACATCACAGTGCTACTGAAAGAATTCAAAGTCTAGTCCCTTTCGCTCGTATTCTTAACGATTTGATTTATGAAAAGCCGAAGGATCTATCCTTTTTACAAATCCTATTTTGTCAAGCTCTTCGTCGGCGGATATTATTTCATCGACTAAGTTAAGTTCCATGGATGCTACGTGAACGCAATCTATCCCGCTGACTTTGAATTCGTATTCAGAGGCCCTTCGTATAATAGCAAAATCTGGTTCGATCCATTTTATGGGAAGAGAAAGTATGGCGTCTATGTTTTTTCTTATGTTCAGTTTTTTCTCGCCTCTCTTTTCTAGAACTCTATTTAGTTTACACAAAACGTTGATTACTTCCACAAGTATCAATGTGGAAGCATAGACCTCAAGCTCAGCACTCTCCACAGCTTTCAGAATGTTTTTGCAATTTTTCCCATATTTTGGATGGTTCTCTATCGCGTAGATTATTACGTTTGCGTCGAGGTACTTCACCCGAATTCCTCTCTAGTTTTCCTCACGAGTTTCACGGCGTCTACGCTAAGCATTGTTTGAGAGGTGAGAAACTCGACGGGTTTTTCAAGTTTTACAGGTTTTCTGAGAACCACCATGCCTTGGATTATGTACCACTCGACGTTTTCTCCAGCTTTCACTTTGAGAACGTCCCTTATGCGCTTCGGAATAGTTGTCTGATACTTTTCTGTCACTTTCGTTCGAATCATAAGGTAATACAAGTAATACCTAGTAGTAATAGTTTTACATTTTTGAAAAGTGTGGAGCCTCGGGGGGGATTCGAACCCCCGACCACCAGCTTACGAGGCTGACGCTCTACCAGCTGAGCCACCGAGGCTTCTCCAATGAATTGAAGGAAGCGCATATTTTTAAGACGTTCGGACGCAACTCATTAACTGAGGAGGCTCATGTTTGAGCTTGGTTGAAGAACTTGGTGAACGGAAAATAATCGAAATTATTCTTGGATGCCTAGACCAGATGCCAAATATGCCTGTTCCCTTCGGAGACGATGTTTCAGCAGTAGATATAGGAAACGAAAAACTCGCCGTCATAAAGACTGACATGCTCGTTGGAAAAACCGATGTTCCGCCAAGTATGAACCTTTGGCAAGCGGCACGCAAAGCTGTAGTCATGAACATAAGCGACCTAGCCGCTAAAGGAGTAAAGCCCATCGCCCTACTCGCATCCATCGGTATTCCAAGAGGCTTCGCAAAGAAAGACATCGAACAGATCGGCAAGGGGCTAAACGCTGGTGCTCGTGAATACAACGCCTATGTTTTGGGCGGAGACACCAACGAGGCTTCTGACCTAGTGATGAGCTGCACCGTATTTGGAATTGTTGAAAAACGCTATTTGATGAAGCGTGGCGGTGCGAAGCCCGACGACCTAGTAGCGGTCACAGGTGTCTTCGGCAAAACATCCTCTGGCCTAAAGATTCTGCTTAAAGGCCTCACAGCTCCTGCTGAGATGAGGAAAGAGCTTGTCAATACAGTTCTTATGCCCCAAGCACGACTCAAAGAAGGTTTAGCTCTCACCCAGATCCATGCTGTAACCGCGTCTATTGATTCCAGCGACGGACTAGCATGGAGCCTACATGAAATCTCACGAGCAAGCAACGTAGGATTCGTCATTGACAACCTTGCAGTCGCCCGTGAAGCAGAGGAATTCGCAAAGATTCACGATTTGGACCCGGTAGAGCTGAGTTTGTATGGAGGAGAAGAATACGAGCTCGTAGTAACGATTAAGCCTAAGCTTTGGGGAAAAGCCAAGAAAGCCATTGAACAGGTCGGAGCGTCCCTAATCAAAATTGGTCATGTCACCGGGGAGAAAAGCCTCCTTCTCAGAACAGAAGAAAAGACTGTTTCTATTGAGGCTAGGGGATGGGAACACTTTAGAACGGCTTAGACATAACGGGCTTGTGAGTTTTTATGATTAAATCGTGTGACGTAGGAAGCCTGCCTCTTATCGGTGATGTTGAAAGATTCTTGGAAGGTGCAGAACGTTTCGAATCCTCGCCTACTGAGAAAACCGCTAAATATTTTGAAAGAATGATAGTCGAAGGTTTTTTTGATAAACTGAGAGCAGGCATTGACGTTCCAAACTATCCCCAGTTTAGAGACATGAACAAGATGTTTCTAGGAATGATCGACGGCGTGGAGAAGACGAAGGACGGTTACATGGAGACGGGGATTCTATCTCTGAGGACTGCGGGGAGTTGTATACCAGAAGTTTTGGTGATAAAAGAGAATTCTCAGCAGATTTATGAAAGGATAAGCGAGCCGTTTCAAGTCAAGGTTTGCGTCACAGGTCCCTACACGCTTTCTTCACTCTTCGTTTACAGAGACAAAGACATCTTCAGCAGAGTAGGAGAGATGATTTCGCAGATAGTAGCGAACAATCTCTTCGATGGGAAATATGGAAGCGTAAGCCTAGTTGTCATGGATGATCCAATCTTTGGGTTGCTGGACGACCCGTTAATCGACCGTGGCTCTGAAGGAAGAGAACATCTACGAAAGGCTTGGGAATCCATCTTTCACAGAGCCAGATCCAAAGGCATGCAGACATGCATACACCTTCACAACACGGCGGATGAACTGTTTTGGGATGTAGAATCGCTGAACATAATCGAGTCACACGTAGACGACCCCATCTACCAAACTGGGAAAACCAAAGAACTCTTAGAGTCAACAGACAAATTCTTGAAAGCGAGCGTATGTATCACGGATTTTGACCATTTGATCCGAGAAAGCATAACAGTTGCTTCCCAACAGAAGATCAGTGAATTTACTGTAAACGAAGAAATCGCAAAAACTTGGAAGTATTTTAAA
This window contains:
- a CDS encoding undecaprenyl-diphosphate phosphatase — translated: MYQTTAKTIHFGGIKFTIDLIQTLILAIIQGITEWLPVSSTGHLNIARNCMGLSTKDPSYIFFDFMLHIGTLCVVLVTFRNDIAKILKAVIRRDFQTDEGKLALFIIVGSIPTAIIGFIFNFLLHEKFESLYLNLLTVGVALPINGFFLYVSQLRRDNEKLSYMDSLLVGIAQGVAIIPGISRSGVTISTGLLRKVKKETAFKYSFLLSIPAVIGATIAESRNLVVSNVDMATMFLGVITSMIVGYIFLKLLQKIVMKEKFHLFAYYCWIAGLVTIAFYFF
- a CDS encoding PIN domain-containing protein; protein product: MKVYIIDASVVTKCFIIEDYSDEATETINAHIKGYLSLSAPSLMIYELGNVFWKHPQISSEKAYTYIKKFLDLQIKLVDIWFDTKLLKNVCHTSEIRNVTFYDASYLTLAEENGTKLITADETLHKKAPNITVLLKEFKV
- a CDS encoding PIN domain-containing protein — translated: MRVKYLDANVIIYAIENHPKYGKNCKNILKAVESAELEVYASTLILVEVINVLCKLNRVLEKRGEKKLNIRKNIDAILSLPIKWIEPDFAIIRRASEYEFKVSGIDCVHVASMELNLVDEIISADEELDKIGFVKRIDPSAFHKSNR
- a CDS encoding AbrB/MazE/SpoVT family DNA-binding domain-containing protein, with product MIRTKVTEKYQTTIPKRIRDVLKVKAGENVEWYIIQGMVVLRKPVKLEKPVEFLTSQTMLSVDAVKLVRKTREEFG
- the thiL gene encoding thiamine-phosphate kinase; translation: MSLVEELGERKIIEIILGCLDQMPNMPVPFGDDVSAVDIGNEKLAVIKTDMLVGKTDVPPSMNLWQAARKAVVMNISDLAAKGVKPIALLASIGIPRGFAKKDIEQIGKGLNAGAREYNAYVLGGDTNEASDLVMSCTVFGIVEKRYLMKRGGAKPDDLVAVTGVFGKTSSGLKILLKGLTAPAEMRKELVNTVLMPQARLKEGLALTQIHAVTASIDSSDGLAWSLHEISRASNVGFVIDNLAVAREAEEFAKIHDLDPVELSLYGGEEYELVVTIKPKLWGKAKKAIEQVGASLIKIGHVTGEKSLLLRTEEKTVSIEARGWEHFRTA